The following are from one region of the Candidatus Binatia bacterium genome:
- a CDS encoding sulfotransferase — translation MSAAAVATGETSLATARPYRPRAIAALNSFLARRGRAARLDVDELVAAARRRSGLSDFGDESFREPLTVLCTSIDDEARLHPVGAMITKTRLVGALATRLRVHRYLADHPEAREIELEPPVVIAGLQRTGTTMLHRLMASDPQLRPVLSWEGLDPVPGGRSLLATDPRIYRARFGEKALAYMAPAFFAIHPAEADAPEEDVLLLDYAFMSTTPEATLHVPTYAAWLEAQDHTEAYCYFALLLRVLAHQHGPRRFVLKTPHHLEYLDVLRRVFPGVRVVQTHRDPTRTLASFCSMVWHGRGIFSDDVDAREVGAHWSRKIGRMLERSLDVREAAADEGFVDVSYYDLIGDPLPTVQALYDRLGLPFTTPVRGRMQTTREGNPQHKYGTHRYSLGDFGLSAAGIEPLLARYRQRFGVRHEGSAG, via the coding sequence ATGAGCGCTGCGGCAGTCGCCACTGGCGAGACCTCGCTCGCGACCGCGAGGCCGTATCGGCCGCGCGCGATCGCGGCGCTCAATTCCTTTCTTGCACGTCGTGGCAGGGCCGCCCGCCTCGACGTCGACGAGCTGGTGGCCGCCGCAAGGCGGCGCAGCGGCCTCAGCGACTTCGGCGACGAGTCGTTTCGCGAGCCGCTGACGGTACTTTGCACGTCGATCGACGACGAAGCCCGCCTGCATCCGGTCGGCGCGATGATCACCAAGACGCGCCTCGTCGGCGCGCTCGCTACACGGCTGCGCGTGCACCGCTACCTGGCCGACCATCCCGAGGCCCGCGAGATCGAGCTCGAGCCGCCGGTCGTCATTGCCGGGCTGCAGCGCACCGGCACGACGATGCTGCATCGCCTGATGGCGAGCGATCCACAGCTTCGCCCGGTCCTATCCTGGGAAGGGCTCGATCCGGTTCCCGGCGGCCGCTCGCTGCTCGCCACCGATCCGCGTATCTATCGCGCACGCTTCGGCGAAAAGGCGCTCGCATACATGGCGCCGGCCTTCTTCGCCATCCATCCGGCCGAGGCGGACGCGCCCGAGGAAGACGTGCTTCTTCTCGACTACGCGTTCATGAGCACGACGCCCGAGGCGACCCTGCACGTTCCGACGTATGCCGCCTGGCTCGAGGCCCAGGACCACACCGAAGCGTACTGCTACTTCGCGCTGCTGCTTCGCGTGCTCGCGCACCAGCACGGGCCGCGCCGATTCGTGCTCAAGACGCCGCATCACCTCGAGTACCTCGACGTGCTCCGGCGCGTATTCCCCGGCGTTCGCGTCGTGCAGACGCACCGCGATCCCACGCGCACGCTGGCGTCGTTCTGCAGCATGGTCTGGCACGGGCGCGGGATCTTCAGCGACGATGTCGATGCACGCGAAGTGGGCGCCCACTGGTCGCGCAAGATCGGGCGCATGCTCGAGCGCAGCCTCGACGTGCGCGAGGCGGCTGCCGACGAAGGTTTCGTCGATGTGTCGTATTACGACCTGATCGGCGACCCGCTGCCGACGGTGCAGGCTCTCTACGACCGGCTCGGCCTGCCTTTCACCACGCCGGTGCGCGGGCGCATGCAGACGACGAGGGAAGGCAACCCGCAGCACAAGTACGGCACCCACCGCTACTCGCTCGGCGATTTCGGGCTTTCGGCCGCCGGCATCGAGCCGCTGCTGGCGCGCTATCGCCAGCGTTTCGGCGTTCGCCACGAAGGCTCGGCAGGCTGA
- a CDS encoding DUF1214 domain-containing protein, with amino-acid sequence MSETTTTTTEQDRRVIDGTSWREFCERLAAAGDAIFSSDTPADPLSRAEGTRYLTRLVRAALETFVEFSDPMAPVLRRAVHETVKMGADNPDNWYENAPLHGDYEYRLHGSRGTVAYLSIATQVGHYGQGAGMPPAGFLEAKDLEIRPDGTFELFLSARRKPGNWLPIGEGYGTLIIRQTFLDRARETRAELTLERIGGPAAPAPLTTASIDAGLASAASLVGACAMIFPGWARGFEQHSNRLPRFDPDLSRMFGGDPNIAYYHSHWVLADDEALVIEATPPDCEYWNFQLNNWWMESLDYRYHRITINKASARLRPDGSLRIVVAHRDPGVDNWLDTAGHAFGTMCFRWVRAATAPEPSTRVVKLRDLER; translated from the coding sequence ATGAGCGAAACGACGACGACGACAACCGAACAGGACCGCCGGGTGATCGACGGCACGAGCTGGCGGGAATTCTGCGAGAGACTGGCTGCTGCCGGCGACGCGATTTTTTCCAGCGACACGCCCGCCGATCCGCTGAGCCGCGCCGAAGGCACCCGCTACCTCACGCGCCTCGTGCGCGCCGCGCTCGAAACGTTCGTCGAATTCTCCGATCCGATGGCTCCCGTGCTGCGCCGCGCGGTGCACGAAACCGTCAAGATGGGCGCCGACAATCCGGACAATTGGTACGAGAACGCACCGCTGCACGGCGACTACGAATACCGCCTGCACGGCAGCCGCGGCACCGTGGCTTATCTCAGCATCGCGACCCAGGTCGGTCACTACGGACAGGGCGCAGGAATGCCGCCCGCCGGGTTCCTCGAAGCCAAGGACCTGGAGATCCGCCCTGACGGCACTTTCGAGCTGTTCCTCAGCGCGAGGCGCAAACCCGGAAACTGGCTGCCGATCGGCGAAGGCTACGGCACGCTGATCATCCGCCAGACGTTCCTCGACCGCGCCCGCGAAACCCGCGCCGAGCTGACGCTCGAGCGCATCGGCGGGCCCGCCGCGCCGGCGCCGCTCACTACCGCGTCAATCGACGCCGGCCTTGCCAGCGCGGCCAGCCTCGTCGGCGCCTGTGCGATGATCTTTCCCGGCTGGGCGCGCGGCTTCGAGCAGCATTCGAACAGGCTCCCGCGCTTCGATCCCGACCTTTCGCGGATGTTCGGCGGCGACCCCAACATCGCGTACTACCACAGCCACTGGGTACTGGCCGACGACGAAGCGCTGGTGATCGAAGCGACGCCGCCCGACTGCGAGTACTGGAACTTCCAGCTCAACAACTGGTGGATGGAGTCGCTCGACTACCGCTATCACCGCATCACCATCAACAAGGCGTCGGCACGGCTGCGGCCCGACGGAAGTCTGCGGATCGTCGTTGCCCACCGCGATCCGGGCGTCGACAACTGGCTCGACACCGCCGGACACGCCTTCGGCACGATGTGCTTTCGCTGGGTCCGCGCCGCCACTGCGCCCGAGCCGTCGACCCGCGTCGTCAAGCTGCGCGATCTCGAGCGCTGA
- a CDS encoding SDR family NAD(P)-dependent oxidoreductase, with translation MKNPFSATLQGLLDLRSTAGRVPPLRRDERLDGRTALVTGANRGLGLAVCVALARRGARVIMACRSGIPEAGDIVRRRSESVAVEMRQVDLADLDSVSSLCDGLARDGVRVDLLVLNAGIVPREARRTTQGLELMFQVNFLANVALVERLLADGVVPQSADAAPLPRIVFVSSDTHRGAGPVDFDHFGNYQPYGPIAGVRVYGYTKLLMSVYAGHLARRLDGRAAVHQCCPGAVNSDIAREAPSWMKPLLGVVMSAFFRSPEDAATTVEYLACAKDLEQQTGCYLHILTRKDPDPACADAEVGARLLAASRELLAHLPRPEQSPR, from the coding sequence ATGAAGAATCCGTTCTCCGCAACGTTGCAGGGACTTCTCGACCTGCGCAGCACTGCGGGCCGGGTGCCGCCGCTTCGCCGTGACGAGCGCCTCGACGGACGCACGGCGCTCGTGACCGGAGCCAACCGCGGCCTTGGCCTTGCGGTCTGCGTCGCACTGGCCCGGCGAGGGGCCCGCGTCATCATGGCCTGCCGCAGCGGCATCCCCGAAGCCGGCGACATCGTGCGCCGCCGCAGCGAATCGGTCGCCGTCGAAATGCGACAGGTCGACCTTGCCGATCTCGACAGCGTCTCGTCGCTTTGCGATGGGCTGGCTCGTGACGGCGTGCGCGTCGACCTCCTCGTTCTCAATGCCGGCATCGTTCCGCGCGAGGCGAGACGCACGACGCAGGGCCTGGAGTTGATGTTCCAGGTAAATTTCCTGGCGAACGTCGCGCTCGTCGAGCGCCTGCTTGCGGATGGCGTAGTTCCGCAGTCCGCCGATGCGGCGCCCTTGCCCCGCATCGTGTTCGTTTCCAGCGATACGCATCGCGGCGCAGGTCCGGTCGATTTCGACCATTTCGGCAACTACCAGCCGTACGGCCCCATCGCCGGCGTGCGTGTCTACGGCTACACCAAGCTGCTGATGAGCGTCTACGCCGGCCACCTGGCACGCCGGCTCGACGGCCGCGCCGCCGTGCACCAGTGCTGTCCCGGCGCCGTCAACAGCGACATCGCGCGCGAAGCGCCGTCGTGGATGAAACCGCTGCTCGGCGTCGTGATGTCTGCGTTTTTCCGTTCTCCCGAGGACGCCGCGACCACCGTCGAGTACCTCGCCTGCGCGAAGGATCTCGAACAGCAGACCGGCTGTTACCTGCACATCCTGACGAGGAAAGACCCCGATCCGGCATGCGCGGACGCCGAGGTCGGTGCGCGCCTGCTGGCCGCGAGCCGCGAGCTGCTCGCGCACCTTCCCCGCCCGGAGCAATCGCCGCGATGA
- a CDS encoding SRPBCC domain-containing protein: MPVVIHLEREIAAPVSVVWNVVTDLGAYADWNPFVPGCRSSLRPGDPIDMKVQMFPWFSQNQRETVFENVAGERFCYGLAGSAITSRRCHELRPIGPARTSYTSHFELSGWMSGLVQVLLGSRLEHGFTSMTDALVVRCESLAQAASR; encoded by the coding sequence ATGCCTGTCGTCATTCACCTCGAACGCGAGATCGCCGCCCCCGTCTCCGTCGTCTGGAACGTCGTGACGGACCTCGGCGCCTACGCCGACTGGAATCCTTTCGTTCCAGGTTGCCGCTCCAGCCTGAGACCCGGCGATCCCATCGACATGAAAGTGCAGATGTTCCCGTGGTTTTCGCAGAACCAGCGCGAGACGGTCTTCGAGAACGTCGCCGGCGAGCGCTTCTGCTACGGGCTGGCCGGGTCGGCCATCACGAGTCGCCGCTGCCACGAATTGCGACCGATCGGGCCGGCGCGCACGTCGTACACGTCCCACTTCGAGCTCTCGGGATGGATGTCGGGCCTCGTGCAGGTGCTGCTCGGATCCCGCCTCGAACACGGATTCACGTCGATGACCGACGCCCTGGTCGTGCGCTGCGAGAGCCTCGCGCAGGCCGCTTCGAGATGA
- a CDS encoding acyl-CoA dehydrogenase family protein, translating into MGDIETFRQETRAWLEANCPASMRFGANAGGGNLADELAWGGRKETYANPETKLWLDRMASRGWTAPTWPKPYGGGGLSREEAKVLAEEMRRIRAKPPLIGFGLTMIGPLLLQSGNEEQKLRFLPEICRGEVRWCQGYSEPGAGSDLAGLQTRGVRDGDTWTINGQKVWTSYADKADWMFVLVRTEFEKPKHEGITFMLIDMDQPGVTVKPIKLISGYSPFCETFLEDARVDHENIVGGIGNGWTMAKALLGHERSMISEAFNESEERNELVAAARRYVGQENGGRIRDGALRDRISQLTMDKTCLELTLKRTKEAAKLGQQPGPESSIFKYYATELNKERTSLLVGILGPQALGWDGEGFEGAEIDATRSWLRARGNSIEGGTSEVQLNIIAKRVLGLPD; encoded by the coding sequence ATGGGCGACATCGAGACCTTTCGACAGGAGACGCGGGCCTGGCTCGAGGCCAACTGCCCGGCGTCGATGCGCTTCGGTGCCAATGCGGGCGGCGGCAATCTTGCCGACGAGCTGGCCTGGGGCGGCAGGAAGGAGACTTACGCCAATCCGGAAACGAAGCTCTGGCTCGACCGCATGGCGTCGCGGGGCTGGACGGCACCGACCTGGCCAAAGCCATACGGCGGCGGAGGCCTGTCCAGGGAAGAGGCGAAGGTGCTGGCCGAGGAGATGCGCCGCATCCGCGCCAAGCCGCCGCTGATCGGGTTCGGACTTACGATGATCGGTCCCTTGCTGCTGCAGAGCGGCAATGAGGAGCAGAAGCTTCGCTTCCTTCCCGAGATCTGCCGCGGCGAGGTGCGCTGGTGCCAGGGCTATTCGGAGCCGGGCGCGGGCTCCGATCTTGCCGGACTGCAGACTCGCGGCGTGCGCGACGGCGACACGTGGACGATCAACGGCCAGAAAGTCTGGACGTCGTACGCCGACAAGGCCGACTGGATGTTCGTGCTCGTCCGTACCGAGTTCGAAAAACCCAAGCACGAAGGCATCACGTTCATGCTGATCGACATGGATCAGCCGGGAGTGACGGTAAAGCCGATCAAGCTCATCAGCGGCTACTCGCCGTTCTGCGAGACCTTCCTCGAGGATGCGCGCGTCGACCACGAGAACATCGTCGGCGGCATTGGCAACGGCTGGACGATGGCCAAGGCGCTGCTCGGCCACGAGCGCAGCATGATCAGCGAAGCGTTCAACGAGTCCGAGGAGCGCAACGAGCTGGTCGCGGCTGCGCGGCGCTACGTCGGCCAGGAAAACGGCGGTCGCATCCGCGACGGCGCGCTGCGCGACCGCATCTCCCAGCTGACGATGGACAAGACCTGCCTCGAGCTGACGCTGAAGCGCACCAAGGAAGCGGCCAAGCTCGGGCAGCAGCCCGGACCCGAGTCGTCGATCTTCAAGTACTATGCGACCGAGCTGAACAAGGAGCGCACGTCGCTGCTCGTCGGAATCCTCGGCCCGCAGGCGCTCGGCTGGGACGGCGAAGGCTTCGAGGGTGCGGAAATCGATGCGACGCGCAGCTGGCTGCGCGCACGCGGCAACTCGATCGAAGGCGGCACCTCGGAGGTCCAGCTCAACATCATCGCCAAGCGCGTGCTCGGGCTTCCCGACTGA
- a CDS encoding acyl-CoA dehydrogenase family protein has protein sequence MGLVLTEDQQMLKSSASDFVRNESPVSRVRHLRDSDDPVGYSPELWAKMAALGWPAILIPEDCGGLGMGYVEMACVLEECGRALVPEPLLSTVLLGANAILLGGSSEQKKTLLPPVAEGSRTMALAWQEKGARYDRTVSAARAEKSGSGWRLRGEKTLVLDGASADHIVVIARTAGADSDREGLSMFVVDRGAPGLSVVPQKTMHLRAAAVVRLSDVEVPVSALVGEQGNAAALLDDVLDRATVGLCAEMLGNMRTTFEMTLDYLKTRKQFGVVIGTFQALKHRAAKVFVELELSRSAVLGAATAIDQGAKDSRALVSVAKARCSDAAVLCGYEGIQMHGGIGMTDEHDIGLYVKRMRGNEMTFGDAAWHRDRFAAMQGF, from the coding sequence ATGGGACTCGTCCTCACCGAAGACCAGCAGATGCTGAAATCCTCCGCCTCCGACTTCGTGCGCAACGAGTCGCCGGTCTCCCGTGTCCGCCACCTGCGCGACAGCGACGATCCCGTCGGCTACTCGCCGGAGCTCTGGGCGAAGATGGCGGCGCTCGGATGGCCGGCGATCCTCATTCCGGAGGATTGCGGCGGGCTCGGCATGGGCTACGTGGAGATGGCGTGCGTGCTCGAGGAGTGCGGGCGCGCGCTGGTGCCCGAACCGCTGCTTTCGACCGTGCTGCTCGGCGCCAACGCGATTCTTCTCGGGGGAAGCAGCGAGCAGAAAAAGACGCTGCTGCCGCCGGTGGCCGAAGGCTCGCGCACGATGGCGCTGGCATGGCAGGAAAAGGGCGCGCGCTACGACAGGACGGTTTCCGCCGCGCGCGCGGAGAAATCGGGGTCCGGGTGGCGGCTTCGTGGAGAAAAGACGCTGGTACTCGACGGCGCCAGCGCCGACCACATCGTGGTCATCGCACGAACCGCCGGCGCCGACTCCGATCGCGAGGGCTTGTCGATGTTCGTCGTCGACCGCGGCGCGCCGGGCCTTTCGGTCGTACCCCAAAAGACGATGCACCTGCGCGCCGCGGCCGTCGTGCGCCTGTCGGATGTCGAGGTGCCGGTTTCCGCCCTGGTCGGCGAACAAGGCAACGCCGCCGCGCTGCTCGACGACGTGCTCGACCGCGCCACTGTCGGCCTTTGCGCCGAGATGCTCGGCAACATGCGCACGACCTTCGAGATGACGCTCGACTACCTGAAGACGCGCAAGCAGTTCGGCGTCGTCATCGGGACGTTCCAGGCGCTGAAGCACCGGGCCGCGAAAGTCTTCGTCGAGCTCGAGTTGTCGCGCTCGGCCGTGCTCGGGGCCGCTACCGCGATCGACCAGGGTGCGAAGGATTCACGCGCCCTGGTGTCGGTCGCCAAGGCTCGCTGCTCGGATGCGGCGGTGCTGTGCGGATACGAAGGAATCCAGATGCACGGCGGCATCGGAATGACCGACGAGCACGACATCGGCCTGTACGTGAAACGGATGCGCGGCAACGAGATGACCTTCGGCGATGCCGCCTGGCACCGCGATCGCTTCGCGGCGATGCAGGGATTCTGA
- a CDS encoding sulfatase, which translates to MAPRVPAFLRCLGALLLLTATTWVVEIAAFVVLWRTQTLAPYAFFPNQAYDFLAKIRWFGDGFLKWAPALPDRFAGLGAGDKLSMLSALLPSTLVVALIAGTLGGLLCAALPRRRGSLRRDVVVWALVALAVHLAATIPAMNLDEGIRVGKMAFRARSLVIDGMVLATVVSVVAGAIAWAIAPMVARSRALSGAGLAAMALAAGAAVTAHPALPPPQPAAAVHAAAGAVHRNVILISLDSLRADHVGAFGYKRDTTPSFDRFTKESVLFTNAIASSSWTLPTHMTMFTGRSQLAHGVVVDTLVLPRAVPTLGEIFHDAGYATAGFVSGPYVNGHYGYDRGMDTYVDLSASIKGADARSAVLSPAVNEKGIAWIDQTSSDRPFFLFLHYFDIHYDYVPPPPYDKMFDPDYTGTVDGRRFIERPDINPQMPKRDLDHVIALYDGEIRFTDEHVGLVLDHLKQKGLLDNTLVMIVADHGDEFFEHGNKGHHRTVYDEVLHVPFAIRLPGGEHAGEKIETQASTLDVFPTLLDAAGLAPPPEAEGESLIGWIRGEKPRRDAVYSDFYDKRGFNLQVSRRTLQTKTIQHFNRITHPSKGPFEYYDLARDAGEQHDEARQSRAQIATAAELMTGWLNERWRAHRAAETLSGGSSSIELDAETKQRLKSLGYVGN; encoded by the coding sequence ATGGCACCCAGAGTCCCCGCCTTTCTGCGCTGCCTCGGCGCGCTGCTGCTGCTGACGGCGACCACCTGGGTCGTCGAGATCGCAGCCTTCGTCGTGCTCTGGCGAACGCAGACGCTGGCGCCGTACGCGTTCTTCCCGAACCAGGCTTACGATTTCCTCGCGAAGATCCGCTGGTTCGGCGACGGGTTCCTGAAATGGGCTCCTGCCCTTCCCGATCGCTTCGCCGGTCTCGGCGCCGGCGATAAATTGTCCATGCTCTCGGCGCTGCTGCCGTCCACGCTCGTGGTCGCGCTGATTGCAGGAACGCTGGGCGGGCTGCTGTGCGCTGCGCTGCCTCGTCGCCGCGGCTCGCTGCGCCGCGACGTCGTCGTGTGGGCGCTGGTCGCGCTCGCGGTCCATCTCGCAGCGACGATTCCCGCGATGAACCTCGACGAAGGCATCCGCGTCGGCAAGATGGCCTTCCGCGCGCGCAGCCTCGTGATCGACGGCATGGTGCTGGCAACGGTCGTCTCGGTGGTGGCCGGGGCGATCGCGTGGGCGATCGCTCCGATGGTCGCACGCTCGAGAGCCCTTTCCGGCGCAGGCCTGGCAGCAATGGCGCTGGCAGCGGGGGCCGCAGTCACGGCGCATCCAGCACTGCCGCCGCCGCAACCGGCAGCGGCGGTGCACGCAGCTGCCGGCGCGGTCCACCGCAACGTGATATTGATTTCGCTCGACAGCCTGAGGGCCGACCACGTCGGCGCGTTCGGCTACAAGCGCGACACCACGCCGAGCTTCGATCGCTTCACGAAGGAAAGCGTCCTTTTCACCAATGCCATCGCATCGTCGTCGTGGACGCTGCCGACCCACATGACGATGTTCACCGGCCGCTCCCAGCTCGCCCACGGTGTCGTCGTCGACACGCTCGTGCTGCCGCGCGCGGTGCCCACCCTCGGCGAAATCTTCCACGACGCCGGCTACGCCACTGCGGGCTTCGTTTCGGGGCCCTACGTCAACGGACACTACGGTTACGACCGGGGCATGGACACCTATGTCGACCTGAGTGCGTCGATCAAGGGCGCCGACGCCCGCAGCGCGGTGCTGTCTCCGGCCGTCAACGAGAAAGGCATTGCGTGGATCGACCAGACGAGCAGTGACCGGCCGTTCTTCCTGTTCCTGCACTACTTCGACATCCACTACGACTACGTGCCGCCGCCGCCTTACGACAAGATGTTCGATCCCGACTACACCGGCACCGTCGACGGACGCCGCTTCATCGAGAGGCCCGACATCAACCCGCAGATGCCGAAACGGGACCTCGACCACGTCATTGCGCTCTACGACGGCGAGATCCGCTTCACCGACGAGCACGTCGGCCTGGTGCTCGACCACCTGAAGCAGAAAGGCCTGCTCGACAACACTCTCGTCATGATCGTCGCCGACCACGGCGACGAGTTCTTCGAGCACGGCAACAAGGGCCACCACCGCACGGTTTACGACGAAGTGCTGCACGTGCCGTTCGCGATCCGTCTTCCCGGCGGCGAGCATGCCGGCGAGAAGATCGAGACGCAGGCGAGCACGCTCGACGTCTTCCCCACCCTGCTCGACGCCGCCGGCCTCGCTCCGCCGCCGGAAGCCGAAGGCGAGAGCCTGATCGGATGGATCCGCGGCGAGAAACCCCGACGCGACGCCGTGTACTCCGACTTCTACGACAAGCGCGGCTTCAACCTGCAGGTTTCGCGTCGCACCCTGCAGACGAAGACGATCCAGCACTTCAACCGGATCACGCATCCGAGCAAGGGACCGTTCGAATATTACGACCTTGCCAGGGACGCCGGCGAACAGCACGACGAAGCGCGGCAAAGCCGCGCGCAGATCGCGACGGCTGCCGAGCTGATGACCGGATGGCTGAATGAGAGGTGGAGGGCCCACCGCGCAGCGGAGACCCTGTCGGGCGGCAGCTCGTCGATCGAGCTCGATGCCGAGACCAAGCAGCGCCTCAAGTCGCTGGGCTACGTCGGCAACTGA
- a CDS encoding glycosyltransferase family 39 protein: MRLADPLRERWQRDPLSIVVPAVVFAFALFVYTRALGWGLPAGDETWAADALKPSAPISVAWHELASRPNNGWFWFKYPPLHAFLLCALYLPYLAWLTAVGGIMHFQSEYPFGMRDPISSLSTLALIGRAASAVMGAGCAVLIYASVVRSFGRAAAACAAFAATMAYPMVFYSQTTNVEVPYIFWMLLALVAAVRIVEGDAQRRWWMLLGIAGACSVSTKELVAGFLAGLPVAIIAVSIAGRRPVMTWLRGGVVAAAAFAATMVIANAVFWNPLGFWRRIGFLTQTLPRDIALQYAPYYFPIELGGNRGAAVELAQLSTAWTRLVASVGWPVVALAIAGLVLAIRRRPAWTSLLLAAAAAYYVVSVRAMLSMSIRYLMPLALILATMAGIALAELLRPGRLRPLRAAVAAGLAMWIFAYGWDVDRMLAGDGRYAAEHWLAEAASAHPDVEIYQNRAYLPRFPEGLAVHEIDYDQRGIDQFTARRPDLVVVSSSGLSGITVRYKQDWQDDGGTGEGYSPAQTSAGGQVMNYSRDANSDFLRRLTAGELGYEEAARFVVDPWIPRPLIQSLNPEIAIYRRRVASVAPDANAAASSAAQAASAAPTGN, from the coding sequence ATGCGCCTGGCCGATCCACTCCGCGAGCGCTGGCAGCGCGACCCGCTTTCCATCGTCGTTCCCGCCGTCGTCTTCGCGTTCGCGCTGTTCGTCTACACTCGCGCGCTCGGCTGGGGTCTGCCGGCCGGCGACGAGACGTGGGCAGCCGACGCGCTCAAGCCGAGCGCCCCGATCTCGGTGGCGTGGCACGAGCTGGCCTCGCGCCCGAACAACGGCTGGTTCTGGTTCAAGTATCCTCCGCTGCACGCGTTCCTGCTGTGCGCGCTCTACCTTCCGTACCTGGCATGGCTCACGGCCGTCGGCGGCATCATGCACTTCCAGTCGGAGTATCCGTTCGGCATGCGCGATCCGATCTCGTCGCTGTCCACCCTCGCGCTGATCGGGCGCGCGGCCAGCGCCGTGATGGGCGCCGGATGCGCGGTGCTCATTTACGCGAGCGTCGTGCGCAGTTTCGGGCGCGCGGCAGCGGCCTGCGCGGCGTTCGCGGCGACGATGGCCTACCCGATGGTGTTCTACTCCCAGACCACCAACGTCGAAGTGCCGTACATCTTCTGGATGCTGCTCGCCCTCGTGGCAGCGGTGCGGATCGTCGAGGGAGACGCGCAAAGGCGCTGGTGGATGCTGCTCGGCATCGCCGGTGCATGCTCCGTCTCGACCAAGGAGCTGGTGGCCGGCTTCCTGGCCGGACTTCCGGTTGCGATCATCGCCGTCAGCATCGCCGGACGCCGTCCCGTGATGACGTGGCTGCGAGGAGGCGTGGTCGCGGCCGCCGCCTTCGCCGCGACGATGGTCATCGCCAACGCGGTGTTCTGGAACCCGCTCGGATTCTGGCGCCGCATCGGGTTCCTGACCCAGACGCTGCCGCGGGACATCGCGCTGCAGTACGCACCCTACTATTTCCCGATCGAGCTCGGCGGCAACCGCGGCGCCGCGGTAGAGCTTGCCCAGCTTTCCACCGCATGGACGCGGCTGGTCGCCAGCGTCGGGTGGCCGGTCGTCGCGCTCGCCATCGCCGGGCTCGTGCTTGCGATCCGGCGTCGTCCGGCGTGGACGTCGCTGCTGCTGGCGGCCGCGGCGGCGTACTACGTCGTCAGCGTGCGCGCGATGCTGTCGATGAGCATCCGCTACCTGATGCCGCTGGCGCTGATCCTGGCAACAATGGCGGGCATCGCGCTGGCCGAGCTGTTGCGGCCGGGCAGGCTTCGCCCTTTGCGCGCGGCCGTGGCTGCCGGCCTGGCGATGTGGATTTTCGCGTACGGCTGGGACGTCGACCGCATGCTGGCAGGCGACGGCCGCTACGCGGCCGAGCACTGGCTCGCCGAAGCCGCGAGCGCGCACCCGGACGTGGAAATTTACCAGAATCGGGCATACCTTCCGCGTTTCCCCGAGGGACTGGCCGTGCACGAGATCGACTACGACCAGCGAGGCATCGACCAGTTCACCGCGCGCCGCCCCGACCTCGTCGTCGTCTCCTCGAGCGGGCTTTCCGGCATCACCGTGCGCTACAAGCAGGACTGGCAGGACGACGGCGGCACCGGCGAAGGCTACTCACCGGCACAGACGAGCGCCGGCGGCCAGGTGATGAACTACTCGCGCGATGCGAACTCCGATTTCCTGCGCCGGCTGACCGCCGGCGAGCTCGGATACGAAGAGGCGGCGCGCTTCGTCGTCGACCCCTGGATCCCGCGGCCTCTGATCCAGAGCCTGAACCCCGAGATCGCGATCTATCGCCGCCGCGTCGCCTCCGTCGCTCCGGACGCGAACGCGGCCGCTTCCAGCGCCGCGCAAGCTGCGTCCGCTGCGCCCACCGGCAACTGA